GCCcagctccctttctctcccttgcCCCAATAACTTGGTTCTGCACAGAGGACTGCACAGGTAAAAGCACTATAGTGGAAGCTCCACTTAGTCTTACTAGAGGCTAGGTAGAGCCATCATCATATTGCTTACTATTCAAAACCTTTAGTAAATGTAGACAGGAGACACCAAAGGGGTAGAGGCTGAAATGGAACCAGACACATTTGTCACATTTTAAGTTCTCAGTACTTTAAATGTGACACACCGCTAAAGAATCACATCTGTTTTGTGAGAAAAACAAAATCATCTGAGAACACCCACTCTGTTTTACACTAATACTAATCAGCCCAGAGTCATTATAATCAGGCAAAATAACAGGCAGCAGATGGGCTGTCAGGACCCGTTCAGCCTCAGGGCTCCATTACACAACAGCAACACTCACAGACTACGTATGGCCCTCCCTCATCACTTATAGATGGGCCCAAGCTTCGCttgtctgcatctctctctcatgAAACCGCCTCATTAAACATTCATTTTAGAGACTATAACGTGCCTGTCTATGTTCTGTCGATGCCTTCATTTGAGACCTTGGTCaagttcattagggcacacagtAACATGCagtttttgttcattttgtacaaGCTACACATTCTATTAGTTCTCTGAGATACATTGAAATAGAAATGGTCAAGATGTcacacaggggaggggaggggacattGAGAGGAAACTTCTTCAAAGGGAATCTTTTTGGGTCCACAGGCTGAACACACTGTCTCCTCTTGGCCTTAACAAGGAGTTTGACTTGAAAccatttttatagtttcaaaatgtccaaattattgttttttttatCCTAATTAAATATGgcatgtgtatgtatatacagttgaagtcggacgtttacatacacttaggttggagtcatttaaactcgtttttcaaccactccacaaatttcttgtcaacaaactatagttttggcaagtcggttacgacatctactttgtgcatgacacaagtaatttttccaacaattgtttacagacagattatttcacttattattcactgtatcacaattccagtgggtcagaagtttacttacactaagttgactgtgcttttaaacagcttgggaaatgatgtcatggctttagaagcttctgataggctaatttacatcatttgtgtcaattggatgtgtacatgtggatgtatttcaatgcctaccttcaaactcagtgcctccgcttgacatcatgggaaaatcaaaagaaatcagccaagacctcagaaaaaaaattgtagacctccacaagtctggttcatccttgggagcaatttccaaacgcctgaaggtaccacgttcatctgcacaaacaatagtacgcaagtataaacaccatgggaccacgcagccgtcataccgctcaggaaggagacgcgttctgtctcctagagatgaacgtactttggtgcgaaaagtgcaaatcaatcccagaacaacagcaaaggaccttgtgaagatgctggaggaaacgggtacaaaagtatctacagtggggagaacaagtatttgatacactgccgattttgcaggtattcctacttacaaagcatgcaataaaatgcaaatgaattacttaaaaatcatacaatgtgattttctggatttttattttagattccgtctctcacagttgaagtgtacctatgataaaaattacagacctctacatgctttgtaagtaggaaaacctgcaaaatcggcagtgtgtcaaatacttgttctccacactgtatatccacagtaaaaagagtcctatatcgacataacctgaaaggccgctcagcaaggaagaagccactgctccaaaccgccataaaaaagccagactatggtttgtagctgcacatggggacaaagatcgtactttttggagaaatgtcctctggtttgatgaaacaaaaatagaactgtttggccataatgaccattgttatgtttgaaggaaaaagggggaggcttgcaagccgaagaacgccatcccaaccgtgatgcacgggtgtggcagcatcatgttgtgggggtgctttgctgcaggagggactggtgcacttcacaaaatagatggcatcacgaggaaagaaaattgtgtggatatattgaagcaacatctcaagacatcagtcaggaagttaaagcttggttgcaaatggctcttccaaatggacaatgaccccaagcatacttccaaagttgtggcaaaatggcttaaggacaacaaagtcaaggtattggtgtggccatcacaaagccctgacctcaatcctatagaaaatttgtgggaggaactgaaaaagcgtgtgcgagcaaggaggcctacacagctgactcagttacaccagctctgtcaggaggaatgggccaaaattcacccaacttattgtggaaggctacccgaaacgtttgacccaagttaaacaatttaaaggcaatgctaccaaatactaattgagtgtatgtaaacttctgacccactgggaatgtgatgacagaaataaaagctgaaataaatcattctctctactattattctgacatttcacatttttaaaataaagtggtgatcctaactgacctaagacagggaatttttactaggattaaatgtctggaattgtgaaactgagtttaaatgtatttggctaaggtgtatgtaaacttccccgacttcaactgtatattactgtaaatattgatcacattccttgtgtatgatcatatattttgatacattgaatgttaatattgtgaacctatgttatatattttttacctcctgtttcaggaagtgatgtcactgagtactgcccctatatataggaccttccacccccacctgggatatggatgcctgatgaaaACCTAGGGGTCGAAACGTTGTTGtaaataaatatcacctgggagcatgagcaACAGTGTGCAGagttttcctttctgttttccatgAGTTTGCCTACAACTCCAACACCTGCGGAAAGTACCAGGATGTGAGTATGTTCTTCAGCTTTGGCACacagtagcaaaacgttttgcaacagggAACAAAAACAAGTATTTCTGTCATGATCCTTTTGATGTCCTGTTGTTGCCAAGCTGACCTGAGTCTGTCAGTGTACGTGTTAGTCTGTGTTTAACTGTTCCAGGCCTCCTGCAAGCAGACAGCCCTGCTGAGGGAGAACTCATATTGAACAGTGTCTGAgacacatcagaactactgcacgCCGCCTACCTGAAAGATGTCTACAGTCAGGTAGGGATAACTCTCAGTACAGCATCCCACCACGCATAGCACTTTATTTTACACCACAGAATGGGATATGTGCTTGGATGGTGTGTCAATCTCCCTCAACTTTATGCAGAAGAAGTACAAGGATGAGAAGCCGAAGGGTTCATATGGGTTTGACACCCCTGAGATTGAGAGAGTGAAGAACAACCAGAGAAACATCAGCTCAGTGAGGGACACAGTACACACACTTTTATGCAGTATTATCTGTCAACATAGTTACCCTTTTGCTCCAAACCTCCAGTGTCAGTACACTTGGGACTCAAAGCTGCTGAAAAGCCTGATGTCTTCTGTCACCGACACTCCGGAAATCATCTTCGCAAAGGGAGAACAAAGAAAATCAGTGACGTAAGATGTGATCCTTTGTTCTACACAACCATGTACCTACCGTACATGTAGTCGTTGGGCTGGATGAACTCCAGTATGTTGCTGTGAGGGTATTGTTCAGCCTCTAGCAGAAAAGGCCGAACCTAAATCTATTAATGTACTTCACTTTCTTATCGTAACAAGGTCTTCAACTATCAACAAGATGATGAGGATGAGTGATGGTGTCATTTGTACAATGAGCATGTAAACAGGGCCACTGTAAGATTGTGTTGACGGCTCTGTTCCATGTCCAGGTGAAATACAGAGACGGGGTCGGGAGCGGGACAGTAGTCATGGAAACTGTTGACATGGAGAGGGTCCGCAGAAACCAGGAGAACATCAGCTTGGTGAGAGGTTAAACCTtgtctgacctttgacctcacaGGAAGAGCTTGTTTTGAAAACAGGCCTCTTTGTTGTGTCTGCCTGTCCCTTTTCATCTGGGTTTGTTTGGATTTTCTACAGCTTCAATGGTGCTAACTAAAAATCACAAACCGCAGACACACTGAACAACCATTCAGTCAAATCCTGGGTTGTTACTTATACAATTCAACATTTTAATTCACTCCATTCCATGTAAACTCCTCAAAGATACAAGCCCACAATGATTTTTGTACACTAATTTGGTCTGAAACTGTCCTGTCCTGCCTGACACAGACAGCCTTTCACACTGGCCCTGGTCCAGTCTAAGTCATTACAGCCATTAGTGGACCCTCCTGAACAATCCCCCATTGAGGGAGTGGAGCAGACTGAAGGGACACGGGGGCCCAGCCTGGCAGCCCAGGCAGGATCTCTGGCGCCATGGTGACTGAACAGGGACACTGTTTCCACCCAGATGCCAATCACTAATGATACCCAGCAAGCTACATTTCGAATGGGACGTCATAATGATGTCAATTTCTGGTTGCAAACTGGTTTTCTGGTTGCAGAGATGGATAAACTCTGAGTTGTGAATGTTGTGTGAATATCGTGTGTCCACAGGTGAAGTATAAAAAGCAGCTGCAGGCCACCAGTGTGGGAGTCACCCCAGAGTTGGAGCGAGTCCGTCAGAACCAGGAGAACATCAGCTCAGCAAGTCACATaggctgcatctgaaatggcaaccTACAGTATATGTGAGCTCTgaccaaaagtagtacactatgtagtgGAAATGGCCTAGGTGGGAGTGTGCTAGTCAGTATGACCACCAATTACTTTTAAGCTATTTTAGAATATTGAGATGCAACCCGACCTACTTTTGTGCGTTGCAGGTGAAGTACCAGCGCGGGATGAAGGAGATGAAGGGGCAGTCCTGCGGCGAGTTGGACACGCCCGGACTGAGTAGTGTCAGGGAGTCCCAGAACGACATCTAACACGACTGAAGCGCACCGCATGTGGGACTGCTGCACTTTTAACCCACACAGCTAAAGAGTTAACAAGGAAACAGCCATGCTGTTTTGAGGGAGCCATAATGAATGTACTGTATTGTGTCTGTGAGCGTGTCTGtgagcgtgtctgtgtgtgtgttactaataAAGTGATTTTTACATGGTTTCTTGTGATTAATTTTTTTGCATGCTGACCAAAATACACCCTTTGCTCTCTGACCAACATGCAcaaaggttgtgtgtgtgagaatccgtgtgtgtgtgcttgacagCCGATTTACCTGGTGTAACACGATTTCACAAATGTGTAAATGTACATCAATAATGTTCCTCTCATTAAGCTGCCACACACAACTCTGAGTTGTTATCGCGATGCTGAAAGTGTACCACCCATATTTGCTTGGGCAGGCAAAGTACCACGAGGACTTTGAGCGGACGAGGGGCCGAGGCTGCACCCCAGTGATGGAGGACCAAAACATGGAGAGAATGCACCACCGGAACAACCTGATGATGAGCGAAGCAGCCTACAAGGGAGTACACCCACAGGTGGTAGAGATGGACAGGAGACCTGGAGGCATCATCGTAGGTGAGTGGCACACAAAATGGCGGGCACCACCCATCCTCAAAAAGGATTTGACCTTAAAGTACAGGAAATGTGATAATCATTCATCTCATCTTTGAAGAATTTGTGATGTCCTTCAAACAAAGTTACAATGAAATTGCTGTCTAGTGTCTATCAATTATGGGTTGTTTAGTGTCAGTCAGGATACaagccacaggaggttggtggtaccttaattggggaggacgagctcgtggtaatggctggagcagaattaatggaatggtattTTTATGCTGATGCCCAGTTAATTCAAATGGACACTTTACAATAACTATTTACCAAAGATTGTATTTGATATAAAATGGAAATGTAGTTACATTTGTGGAAACAGAAAATATCCATTGTGACAGGTTTATCACTGCAGGCAGAAGTTCCAAGTTGGACTCTACTCACCTGGCCCGAAACTGTATGTGTTTTCCGTATGTAATCTACATGACTTCAGCTGTGTATTTCTGTTTTCCTTTCCTTTGTATTCCTGTTTTCCCTGCTGTCTTTTCTCTCTAAATGACATTTCCCCTGTCAAAGACCTTGAGGATCAGTGGACGGACCCAGGCTCCATCTTTGACTTTGACCTTGTGCAGGATAACGTTGAGTTTAAAAGTTTTCAGAGACTGTCTGGTGCTACAAACTTTACGGGATGTTTTCATCTCCCCTCACACCTTATCTAGACAACTGTATGTCACCCTCCTACTAGACCTTTATTTCTCTACCTGAGTGCGCCACTCATCTCTTCTACGTTCAGTTGAATTTCATCCTCATGTTCTCTTTGTTCTTTCCATTGCCTCTCTCATTTTCCTGACTTTTATTTTTCCTGACTTATTTTTCCTACTGTCTCTTTCGCCCTCTTGTGGCAGCGCCCGGCAGCAATCTCAGCAGTCGGTGCTCTCGCAGGCCCAGTCAGTTAGCTCGCTGGTCTCTGCCTCTGACCTGTGGGACAAAAGCCTGCCTGTTTGCAGCAGCAGCTCCTCACTGCAGTCCCAGGATGGAGGTAGTAAGCTCTGTcagaaaaataaaaacacacGGCGGAAGAAGACATAATgtattaattcattcattcatccatcacTATCAGTACCTtactctctccccgtctctctaccACCTgacctctcccccgtctctctaccACCTGACCAACAGCCCACTAATATGTTGTATACAGAAGTCCCTAACCCAATATTTGAAAGACTCCAAGGGTTTTGGAGATGGTTGTGGTGTTTAACTGTTTAAACCctaactctctctgttctcttctctaccCACATAAATACCTAAGTCAGTGACCTTTTGATTCATGTCCAGGTCAACTGGGGATGGCATGGTTCCATTCTGATGTTCTATCTATCACCTAATATGCACAGTGAGGAGATGGTATTTCTGCTCAAAAACAGTTTGAGCACTAAATGAAAGGTCTCAAACGTTTGTCATGAATGTCTTTGTATCTTCCTGTCTGTCTTTGACTACCAGCTCCTGTGCTACCTGGGGCGTACCATCAGAGTGCCCAGCCGCAACAGCCGGGGTACGGCTACATGCACCAGACCAGCATGTCGTCTGTGAGGTCTCAGCAGTCCCCCCCATCTGTCACCATGGTGAGTTCCAACGCAAGCAGTCTATTCTTCTACAGTAGGCTTTGTTAATTCATACAGGATCGTATTTGTATGCCATGGCCAATTTTAATTAGGAAACTATCCAAAATGTCACTCATATTTGTTTACAATTGTTTTCGGGAATTCACACAATCAATGACTTGTGTGCCCTGATATTTATGTTGTACAACTAACGTTGTAGACACAAACACACGATTAACATTGTTGCCATACCTCCCATTCAGAGAGTTTACCGGGCGCTCTACGACTACGCAGCGCAGGACCACGACGAGGTGTCCTTCCGCGACGGGGATGTCATCGTCAACGCTCAGCCCATCGATGAGGGCTGGATGTACGGCACCGTTCAGAGGACCGGCAAATCAGGCATGCTCCCTGCCAACTACGTGGAGTGCTTCAACTAAGGGCCGCATCTCAATAGTTTTTAAGTgatttcctttcctctccccttgtctcctctcctccatcagcaCTGATGTGAAAACAAAAGATTGGATAGGCGGAAGGGATAAGGTGGACTGGATGCCTACTGGGAAATTGACTTCCACCAGTTCTTTTAATTTAATTTCAGTACAgttgaaggagaggagatgaggaaaggagGCCATTCTAGATTATTGAAATGCACCCAAGGGGCTAGCCTTACCATGGTTTGGTGGAGTCCTCTCCCCAAGTTTCTGTTTGAAGCCTGGTCCTGGAGGGCTACTGTACATGAGCAGAGATAAAGGAACTGGGTGATGTTGTTCAGTTTGCTCTGTCTAGACTACAGACCCAAACTATCATAGCTACTGTACATTACCCGCTGAAAATGGTCATGGAAAAATGTATCATGTAATAATACGTTTTACTTTTGGTTTAATTTAAAGCATTGGTGGCTTGTCCCACGTGAACAGttaatgaaaaaaaatatatataattcaaTCAGAGAATTGTAACCCTCAAATAGACAACATAAAGCAGACAAAAAATGACCTATTCAATGGAATACATTTACCACTTTCTGGGAGTCGAAAACATCATGATTCGTTGTGTTGACTTCATGATTCCAAACGTGCATTCTTGCAGCACAAGAACAATAATGTTTTCGACTTATCCTGGAAAAGCAGTTAGTGGGTTTGCTTGAATAGCGCCCAACCCAGTCCTCCAGCACCGGAATAGGGAGGGACCCGCTTTCTTCTTGTACTCCTTTGTATTTCAATTATTATATTTTGCATTTGGACATCAATACTAACCTTGTTTCATGTACAAATTaggggagagggagtgaaggagaaaTGAACTTTTCAGGACAATCCTGAGCGATTGCCAGACAGTCAGCTGTTTAGCTTATGTTATATCATTAACACGCTGCTTCATTCTGTTTCGGTCTGATGACATAAAGGTTTAAACCAGCTCCACAAGTAAATATAGTTGATACAAACTATAATCGAGTCATACCATCTCACTTCTTGCTTTGAGTTCAGTGGAGTGTCAAATAGCAGTTTAGCCTCACACAGGCTTTAATTAGATTATGTCCTCTTAGCGCTAACTAGCAACATGGTTGTCATAAATTGCCATGTAAACAGTGTCAAGTCAGAATGGTATATGAAGTTGGATTGTAAATCTTAAGATTTCTAAACTATTGTGAACACTTTTGATTCATAAGCGCCTATAAAAAAAACACTAATGACAGTACACTCTTGGAAAAAAGgtctccaaaagggttcttcggctttcccaataggagaaccctttttggttccaggtagaaccctttttggtttcaggcagaactcttttgggttctgtgtagaaccctctgtggaaagggttctacctggaaccaaaaatggttcttcaaagggttctcctatggggacagccaaagaacccttattgg
This region of Salvelinus alpinus chromosome 8, SLU_Salpinus.1, whole genome shotgun sequence genomic DNA includes:
- the LOC139583395 gene encoding nebulette-like: MSVHLGLKAAEKPDVFCHRHSGNHLRKGRTKKISDVKYRDGVGSGTVVMETVDMERVRRNQENISLVKYKKQLQATSVGVTPELERVRQNQENISSASHIGCI
- the LOC139583394 gene encoding LIM zinc-binding domain-containing Nebulette-like isoform X2 produces the protein MNPLCARCGKIVYPTEKVNCLDKNWHKGCFHCEVCKMTLNMKNYKGYDKKPYCNAHYPKQSFTIVTDTPENLRLRHQSELQSQVKYKKDFEDSKGRGFSIVSDTPELQRLRKTQEQISNAKYHEDFERTRGRGCTPVMEDQNMERMHHRNNLMMSEAAYKGVHPQVVEMDRRPGGIIVDLEDQWTDPGSIFDFDLVQDNVEFKSFQRLSAPVLPGAYHQSAQPQQPGYGYMHQTSMSSVRSQQSPPSVTMRVYRALYDYAAQDHDEVSFRDGDVIVNAQPIDEGWMYGTVQRTGKSGMLPANYVECFN
- the LOC139583394 gene encoding LIM zinc-binding domain-containing Nebulette-like isoform X1, whose protein sequence is MNPLCARCGKIVYPTEKVNCLDKNWHKGCFHCEVCKMTLNMKNYKGYDKKPYCNAHYPKQSFTIVTDTPENLRLRHQSELQSQVKYKKDFEDSKGRGFSIVSDTPELQRLRKTQEQISNAKYHEDFERTRGRGCTPVMEDQNMERMHHRNNLMMSEAAYKGVHPQVVEMDRRPGGIIVAPVLPGAYHQSAQPQQPGYGYMHQTSMSSVRSQQSPPSVTMRVYRALYDYAAQDHDEVSFRDGDVIVNAQPIDEGWMYGTVQRTGKSGMLPANYVECFN